The sequence GCCCAAATTATCCGGATTACTATCCACCCAAGAAGGACTGTATCTGGCACTTTACCACCACGCCCGGTCATCGGATACGGTTGGTTTTCAACGTGTTTGACATTGAGCCACATCAGGTATGTAGTGTGATGAATTGGCAGGCCGGCCGCAAGCGTTACATTGCCATTGCCCATTGCAGGAATGTGCCTACGATCATATCGTAATCTACGATGGCAACTCACCGGACAGCCACACACTGGGACGCTTTTGTGGGGCGAAAATTCCGCATCCCATTGCGTCGTCCTCGAATCAGATGTACATGGTTTTCAACACCGACACGAGCGTCCAACGGAAAGGGTTTTTCGCCAGCCACTCGACTGCCTGCGGTGGTCGGCTACGGGCGACCGAGGTGAAGAACCATTTCTACTCCCACATCAAGTTCGGTTCGGGCATGTACGAGAATGGAGCGGACTGCGAGTGGACAATCGAGGCCGAATCGGGCCAGAACGTGCAGCTCAAGTTTCTTAGCTTCGAGCTAGAGGAGGAGAAGTTGTGCTCATACGATTACGTCGAGGTGTACGGTGGGCTGGATGACGAAAGTGGTCCGCTGCACGGAAAGTACTGCGGAAATGCGGTaggtactggtggtggtgtgacgTTCCGGAAGTACCGCCGGCCATCCATTGCATCCATTGTCCACTCtatcgttttcattttctccttcttttccgttttcatgcatcccaccgggacaccgggacgCCATCTTTGTTTCTTCCGTTCGCGCGATGCACCATTTTGTCGAtttccctttctctttcttcctccTGCTTCCTGTTTGCACGCTGGCGACGATCCACAGAATCCGCCGGAAATCATATCGATGCACGAGGCGCTGATGGTGCGGTTCCGGTCGGACGAT is a genomic window of Anopheles cruzii unplaced genomic scaffold, idAnoCruzAS_RS32_06 scaffold01980_ctg1, whole genome shotgun sequence containing:
- the LOC128276668 gene encoding bone morphogenetic protein 1-like, coding for YPDYYPPKKDCIWHFTTTPGHRIRLVFNVFDIEPHQECAYDHIVIYDGNSPDSHTLGRFCGAKIPHPIASSSNQMYMVFNTDTSVQRKGFFASHSTACGGRLRATEVKNHFYSHIKFGSGMYENGADCEWTIEAESGQNVQLKFLSFELEEEKLCSYDYVEVYGGLDDESGPLHGKYCGNANPPEIISMHEALMVRFRSDDTVGFKGFSAAYVAIKTNDDMLTTDEEGSDSSEIIPFPGSLKTVFIKQGEDMDVEEEEEEEEEEVDGDIDYEVYPRRPANGKKVHIAVHNEIRSSQAID